TGGGACAATTCTTCCTCTATATTTTCGGTATTATCATTCTTGCTCATATTCAATACTATTTTAATCTTCCGATTTGAGGGGGCAAAAGTACTGCCAAATCTTTAAAAATGTCAAAATGTCACCAAACTTTATAAAAAAATCCGCCAAAAGCGGATTTACATATTGTTCCTTGATTATTGTTTAGTATTTAAGACACATATTCTTTGGATAAATCATTGGATATCTTAGAATTGGATTTTTTATTTTGATAAATAACCTCCAATGCGCAGCAAATGTTTTGAAACTCGAAAATAAATCCTTCACCTTCAATTTTCTTACTACTAACCCTCTGACTTGCGAATAATAAATAGCTCATTTCACCAAGAATAAGCTTCATTATCATTTTGGGAATATTGGGCAAAATTAGTGGGCGATTCAAAACATTGGCAATTTCCTTTACCAATCTATTATTGGTTACAGGGTTGGGAGAAACCCCATTAAAAACTCCTTCCAATTCATTTTCTAGTACAAATAGAAAAATTCTGGCCAAATCTGAAAGGTGTATCCAAGGTTGCCACTGCAGCCCCGATCCAAATGCTGCACCCGTATAATATTTAACCGGTTTTGCCATTTGTGGTAAAGCTCCTCCTTTGTCCGATAAAACCAGGCCAATTCTAACTTTGGAAACCATTATGCCGAGACTCTTGAAGGTATCGGCTTCTTCCTCCCAAGCCAAAACCACCCTTCCAAGAAAACTATCATCTACCGCCTCTTCATCTTCCTCATAATAATTTGACAAAGAATCTGGATAAATCCCAATAGCAGAAGCAGATATGATGGATGTAATGGTATGTTGAGGCAATTTATCTATTGCCCCATATAAGGTTTGCAACGAATTAATCCTACTGTTGAGAATTTGTTTTTTGTAACTAGGCGTCCATCTCTTCGAAATACTCGCTCCAGCTAGGTTGATGATAGTAGTAACTCCGTCAAAACAACGAATATCAATTTCCTTTTTTGTAGGATTCCAATAAAAACCCTTCAAGTTTTCCTTGGAAACCATTTTGTCCTTACTTGTGGTCAAGAAATGTACAACGTATCCCTTGTCATGACAGTGAGATACCAATTCCGTCCCGACCAATCCCGTAGCACCTGTTATTAATATCCTCATATCCCAAAGTTATCACTTTAAGATTATGCCCAATGTAAGTTTAGTTTCGATTTAACATAGAATAGGTCTTTTTAAGACAAATTAACTGAACACCTTCCTATTATAACATTTTTTTTGCCCTTAGCATTTCTCTTTTTCCTGGAGGTCCCGGAAGGCGCTCAACCTCAAATCCAACTTCCAACATGGCTCTCCTAACGCTGCCTTTGGCAGCATAAGTCACTAGATATCCATTCATTTTTAAGGCTTCGAACATTTTGCTGAAAATATGTTCGGTCCAAAGCTCGGGCTGTACCCTTGCGCCAAAGGCATCAAAATAAATTAAATCAAATTCTGCGGAATTATTTATTTCCCTAAAGTCCTTCTGCTGCTTCAAAAGACTAAAATTTTCGGTAATAATTGAGGCCTTTTCCCAAGAACAACTATGCAATTTCCTAAAATCACCACTGTGAGAGACGGCATTGAGTTCTTCTATATAGTTTAATTCCTCGATTTCTTCATCAACCACAGGATAAGCCTCAACGCCTACATAATCTATTTTAAGCCTTCTTTTTGGTGCTTCAAGTAAAGTAATGAAAGCATTAAGCCCAGTACCAAAGCCTATTTCAAGAATTGAAATTTGTCGGTTTTGAAATAAATCTAGTCCCTGATTGATAAAGACATGGTACGCCTCATTGATTGCGCCATGCTTTGAGTGGTATTGCTCATTCCATTCCCTTATCTGAATGGTTTTTGAGCCATCACCAGTGGTAATTATCTCCCTTTTCAAACTAATCCTTTATCAATACCCCGTTGGCCTCAAAACCGTAAGTCTTTTTAGAAGAGGTAATCTTTGCCAAATCATCTTGTTTGGCGCCACCATCTTTGGCATAATGCTTCTGATCTTCTACACTCATTTCCTCCACAAACGCAATACCGTCCACAATTACCTTTCTACCTGCGATATCCTTTGGCATAAAAAATCCATAGTCCTTGAACCTAACCATGGCCTCTTTACCATTTGCAAGTTCCAACTTCATCCAACATCCCTTTGCCTGACAAACCTCTTTTACTTTTCCCATGAACTTAGTCTTTAAGGTATCGCCGGATTTTAAACCATCATATAGCAACATCATATCCTTGGAACTACCAACATTTGACTCGTCCACCCATTCGCCATAAGTTACCAACTTATTAGTATCTGATTTTTTATCCTGACCTAACGACACAAAACCTATCCAAAAAATCACAAGCAAAATGTTAAAACTTTTCATAATGTTCAAAAATTAAATTCTTCTTGCAAAACTGCTCATTTTTAGGGTAAAAAAGAAGTGGCAGTTGGTATATTTGATTAATTTTATTCTAATAAAGAATATTTGGGATGAGCGTAGAAACTAAAAAAGTGAACATTAGTGTAGAAAGGGCAAAGACCTCTAAAATAAATCAAGTCGATTTTGACAATTTAAAATTTGGTTCCGTGTATACGGATCATATGTTGGTTTGTGATTATAAGAACGGAGTTTGGGAGGCTCCCAAGATAATGCCGTATCAACAGATAATGCTTGATCCTTCTGCAAAGGTATTTCATTATGGACAGTCCATTTTTGAGGGAATGAAGGCCTACAAGGATGATAATGGGAGTATTTTCTTATTCAGACCATTGGACAACCATAAACGTCTTAATATATCTGCAAAAAGACTGTCTATCCCTGAATTGCCAGAAGAATATTTTATGGAAGGCCTTACCACTTTGTTAGAGCTGGATAGTGATTTTATACCAACAAAAGAGGGTTCCTCCTTGTATATAAGGCCTTTCATGTTCGCATCTGGAAATGGCTTTCATGCTTCTCCAGCCGATGAGTATAAATTCATAATTGCTTGTGCTCCTTCCGGTTCCTATTTCTCCGGAAAAGTAAAGGTGCTTATTGAACAAACCTACTCCAGATCCGCTAACGGAGGGGTTGGATTCGCCAAGGCCGGGGGTAATTATGCCGGTCAGTTCTACCCTACGCAATTAGCCATTGAAAAGGGATACAATCAAGTAATCTGGACGGATGACACAGAACATGAATACATTGAGGAGGCCGGTGCCATGAACATTTTTATACGTATAAACGATACTTTGATTACCGGCCCTACCAGTGATAGAATATTGGATGGCATTACCAGAAAAAGTATTTTGGAAATAGCAAAGGATAATAGTATTCCTACCGAAGTACGAAAAATTACGGTTACGGAAGTAGTCAATGCGGCGAAGGACGGTTCATTAAAAGAAATGTTCGGTGCAGGAACTGCAGCAGTAATTTCACCAATATCCGCTTTTGGATATAAGGACAAGGATTATGATTTACCGGAATTGGAAAACAGCTATGCTTCCAAATTAAAGAAATTGATTACGGATATACAGTATAACAAATCTGAAGATAAATACGGATGGCGCTTTATGGTCAAAAGTTAATAAAAAAGGGCTTAAGAGCCCTTTTTTATTTATCCAAAATAGCGGCGATGTCCGGCTTAAAATAGTTTGGCCCTTTTAACACTTTTCCATCTTCCCTATAAATAGGTTTTCCATCCTCGCCCAATTTACTCATATTGCTTCGCTGAATCTCATTAAAAACCTCCTCTATTTTATACTGCATCCCATGCTCCAAAATAGTCCCACAAAGAATATATAACATATCTCCCAGGGCGTCTGCAACCTCAATGATATCATTATTGGATGCCGCCTCCAAGTATTCCTTGTTTTCTTCATCCATTAAATTAAAACGTAAATGGTTTTTTGCTTTCCCCAAATCCGCCCTCATTTCCTTTGAAACACCCAGCCCAAACGATTCGTGGAATAGTTGTACTGCTTTAATCTTGCTTTTCATAAAAAATCTTGAGTTTTCCTTTAGTTTTGTGTAAAAATAAAAATTATGTTCAGCACCGGACAAATTGTTTTTGCAGTTCTATTTATCATCACGTTCTTCATAATTATTGTCATTATGTATAGGAAGGACTTAAAATTGCACCAAAAGAATTACAAAGGCGTCAAATGGGTGGGAATATTCTTTATAATATTTATATTTATTCTTTTCTCCATTAAGTATTTACTCAATAATTAACGCAAATTTTACATACACCACAAAAATTGACGGTTACACAACAAAACCCCTGAATTTGACGTATAATATACCAAATAGCGTAATTTTGCGTTATTCATCTACAAGGGGCAATTATTATGATGACATTTTTTACAATCTTATTGGTATTGATCGGTCTTAATATAGCTATGCTCATAGCAAGTTTGCAAAATGCAAGTAAAAAGTCGAAAAAACCTACAAGTATATCTTCAGAGGATAACCCATCTGTAATTTATCCGATTAATCTGATTACTTCCAACTACAAAAAAGCTGTTTAGTTTATACCTTTGTGAGGTATGAAACAGTTTTTGCTCATATTTCTTGGTGGTGGCGTTGGAAGCTTTCTACGGTATTTAATTTCCAAAGCATTAAATTCCTATTACCCTAATTTTTATTTAGGAACCTTCTTGGTCAATATTTTGGGTTGTTTCATTATTGGATTGCTAATCGGGCTATCAGTAAAGAACAACTATATATCCGAAAATCATGTTCTTTTATTGGGTACAGGTTTTTGCGGCGGCTTTACCACATTCTCCACATTTGCACTTGAGAGCCATCTCCTTCTAAAGGAACATTCCTTATTATATATGTCCGCATACCTAGGTGCAAGTATTATAGCAGGTATTCTTGCCATTGCACTGGGCCTATATATTTGCAAATTGTTATAATCTTAACAATAGTAACGTTAATTCCAAAAATTATACTTTTCCACATCTTTTTTATTGTTTTTTAAACAATTTATTACCTAAAGGGTTCTTTTTCTACACTTTTTACAAAATATAGGCCATTTTAATCATTCCTAATGGTCATATTCATAAAATACCACAGCTTAAATATTAATACCTATAATTTTTAGGGGTCTTAATTATTATAAACATAAAAATATATCCTATACCCCCTAATTTTAGGGGGTGTTAATTTTTTTAACATACATTTGGGGCATCTAAAACAATTAGTACAATGAAAAAAATCGAGGCAATTATCAGAAAATCCAAGTTTGATGAAGTCAAAGAAGCATTGCATCAAATCGAGGTCAATTTCTTTAGTTACTGGGATGTAACGGGAGTTGGTAATGAGAAAAAAGGTCACGTGTACAGGGGTATCTCCTATAGCACAACAGACATTCAAAGAAGATTCTTATCTATTGTCGTATCGGACGAATTTGCTCAAAAAACAGTGGAAACTATTTTAAACACTGCGTATTCCGGCAATGTAGGGGATGGAAAAGTATTTGTATCCGACGTAATAGAAGCTTACCGTATTAGAACCAAAGAAAGCGGGCAGGCAGGTATCAACTAAAATAATCAACTAACTAAAAAAATTTAATTATGACTGAAGTAACACAAGAATCAATGGATGCCACCCTTGCAGCTATAAATGGCGATATGGGTGCATTGTGGATTACCCTTGCAGCGATTTTGGTTTTCTTTATGCAAGCAGGTTTTACCTTGGTAGAGGTCGGCTTTACGAGAAGCAAAAATTCAGGTAATATAATAATGAAAAACATAATGGACCTTGCTGTAGGATCTATCATGTTCTGGGCCGTAGGTTACGGTATTATGTATGGAAGTGATTTAGTATTAGGAGGGTTTTTTAGATCAAGCCCTTCAGACCAGGGCTATTTCTTTTTTAGCGCTACGGACTGGTACAATTTATTTTTTCAAACTGTATTCTGTGCAACAGCCGCAACTATTGTTTCTGGTGCGGTAGCGGAAAGAACCAAGTTTTCCACTTATTTAATTCTTTCTGCAGTTTTGACCACTTTAATATACCCGATTTCCGGAAGTTGGTATTGGCCATTTGACGATGATGCATGGCTGAATACTGCAGGTTTTATCGATTTTGCAGGATCGTCTGTGGTACATGCTGTTGGTGGTGGTGCCGCATTGGTAGCGGCTATAATGGTTGGTCCTAGGATTGGTAAATATGTGAACGGTGAAGTAAAAGTTATTCCTGGACACAATATGATGTATGGAGCTCTTGGAGTATTTATACTTTGGTTAGGTTGGTTCGGATTTAACGGGGGTTCTCAGTTGGCTTGGGGAGGTGATGACACCATTGCCGCAGGCAGTGTAATAATCAACACCAACCTTGCCGCAGCAATTGGGGCAATTACAGCTCTTTTCCTTACTTGGATTAGATATGGAAAACCAGACCTGTCCATGACCTTGAACGGAGCACTTGCCGGATTGGTAGGTATCACAGCAGGTTGCGGTGCCGTAAACGCATGGGGAGCTGTAGCCATAGGACTATTATGCGGTATTGCAGTAGTATTCTCCATTGAAATTCTGGATAAAAAGTTTAAAATCGATGATCCCGTTGGTGCCATATCGGTACACGGTACTTGTGGATTCCTTGGAACTGTTCTCGTTGGTGTCTTTGCATTGGACGGAGGTCTTTTATATGGAGGTGGTGCCAAGTTGCTATGGGTACAAACATATGGGTCTTTAGCCTATTTACTTTGGGCTGCTTTTGCCACATTCGTCGTATTGATTATCCTTAAGAAAACAATTGGCTTAAGAGTTTCCAAAGAGGACGAAATAGAAGGCTTGGATATTACGGAGCACGGAACCGAGTGCTACCCTGAGCATATTTCAAACGATAAGTAAATAAAAAAACACGGAGCGTTTGGCAGAACGCTCCGTTACATAACCCTTTCAAAAATTCTATCAATCATTTAACAATAATCCAAAGAAGGATTTAAAATTAAAATTTATGAAACAGATTATAAATACAAAATTCGTAAAAAATATCTTTTTGTCATCATTGGCCCTATTTTCAGCAATAACCGTTGTTGCCCAAGAAGAGGAAAGTGCTTCAAAATTTACTTTGAGTGGTTCTATTGATGCTTATTACAGAACCACGTTTAAAGACGGTGGAGATGCAACTACCGCTACACCGACATCCTTTGCGAACCAAACTGGATTTGCTTTGGGTATGGCCAATTTAATTGGAACTTATGAAATGGAAAAAACAGGTGTAGTTGTAGATTTGGTTTTTGGACCTAGAGGTACAGAGGCCACGTTTAACAACGATGTTTTAAACGGTATTATCAACCAAGCTTATGCCTATTGGAATGTTTCTGATAAAACTACCTTAACCATAGGTCGTTTCAATACTTGGGTAGGGTATGAAGTTATTGCCCCTGCGGCCAACTTCAATTATAGTGTTTCCTACTTATTTTCAAATGGTCCCTTTTCGCATCTTGGTGCTAAGGCTGATTTTGCCTTTTCGGATGATGTAAGTTTAATGCTTGCCATCACCAACCCTTGGGATACAAATGACATTAGTGGTTCAGGCGTATATGCTGTTGGAGGACAATTAGGTGTTTATGGTCAATATTTGAACCTTTACTACGATGGAGGTAGTCCAACTGCCGGTGGTCTTGGTTTCGAAATTGATTACACCGGAGGTTTTGATATAACTGATAGTTTCTTCTTTGGAATCAATGCGGCTTACAACACCAATTCAAACGCTGATGATGGAAATGGGGGAACAACTACGGCAGGTTTTTATGGAGCTGCAATTTATCCACAAGTGACAACATCAGAATCTTTTGCCATTGGCCTGAGAGGTGAATATTTTGCCACTACGCAAGATGGTTTTGACGATGTTCCTGTAACAGCATTAACATTGACAGGGAGTTTTACCAAAGAAAACTTAATCATAAAACCAGAAATTCGATTGGATAGTTTTGGGAAAGATAATGAACCTTTCTTTGATAGTAACGGAGGTACTACTAATAGTCTTTCCTCTTTTGCTTTAGCAGCCATCTACTCTTTCTAGTTAGTGGAAAAATAAGGACTAATTGATTTTTTTGTTTAAATTGAAGACCCGGTGAATATTCACCGGGTCTTATTTTTTATTGAATTTTTTGACTCCAGCCAGTATCTTTGCTTCCATATGATTTACAGCAGGCACAAGTGGACAAGAATATTTTTTATTGTAAGCACAATACGGATTGTAAGCCTTGTTGAAATCCAAAATTATCTTATTTCCTTTTGGGATTCTTAAGTCCATATAACGCCCTCCGCCATAGGTTTCTTCACCATTGGTCTGATCTGTGAAAGGCAGAAAAAGATAATCCTCATATCCCTCCTTTTTCATAAGTTCGGAATTTTGGTACACCTCCAACATAAAAGGTTTTCCTTTCAGTTCAAATTTGACTTTGGCATATACCACTTCTTCAGATTGTCTATCAGTTGTTGTGGGCATCAAAAACGGTAGAGCATCAGGAGTCCTTATAAATTCAGCCTCCACAACATAGCTTGTGTCAGGGACAAAAAAGTCCAAACCGTCAAAATCCTTTCGAAACCTATCCGGTAACGGTGACTCATCCGGATCTTTGAACTCATCATTAAGTTTTTGCTGGTGCTCTAGAATTCCGGCAATCTTGTCCGTAGGTGCTTGGGCAATGATATCGGTCTTTTCGTCATGATATTTTTTTTCCTCCCTACATCCAAGTAAAGCTATAACTAAAAGTAAGGCTATTACCCTTGTTCGATTCATGATTCTACTTTTTTACAAAAGTACGATATCATCTATTTATAAAATCTATTTCCTTCCAAGTGATGATTCTGAATGCAGGATTCTAATTTTCTTCAATTAAATCATAACGAGCATCTTTTAGATACTTTGCTATCATTGCGTTGAACTCCGGGGTAATTCTAAATAATGCTGTATGATCTAGATTATATAATTCCTCCTTATTATCATATCCCGTTTTTAGCAATTCCTCCAAATAGAAAATTGCGGTCCCATAGTCCTCAACTTGTGAACTATATGAAATCACTTTCAGATAATTTTCAGGATTTTTGGGATCTGTTATCGTTTTAAGCTGATTCAAAAAGTTTAGGGCTTCCAAATCCACTTGCTTATCGGTCGATATGATATTGATATTATCTGAAATCAATGCGTTTAAAAAGCCTCGAAGCCTGCTGGACATTCTCTTTTCAAATTCATTGCTGCTCTTGTCCATTTTATCCAATTCGGACATTTGATAATTCCACCAGCCCAAATTGTTGTAATTATAGGTAAGAACATCCTCTTCCAAATAATAGCCATAATCTTCCTTGGTCAAGGATTCCTTTAAAAAGGAATTATTTTGCAATCGTTTATTGGTCCTATATGTCTTACTTCTTCTAAGAATCTTTTTGGATGTTTTTAGTGAATCCCAATCACCAAAAGGATTATAGACCTCAATTGCGTTGTCCAATACATTTTCTGCTAACAAGGGTTTATCATTGGATAGGAGTTCATTCGCTTTCACTAATGAGCTTTCATAGTAATCTTTGACAAGACTGTCATTTTTAGGAACATTTCCCTTGGCCATTTCAAACAAGGTAAAAGACCTTAGTGCCCTAACGATTTCTTGCTTGGACGCCCATTGATGTTCACCTTCAAAAAAAATCAACAAATTTGGAAACTTAAGATTGTCCAAAACGATTTTGCTTTCCAACAGTTCCCGATAGTTATAATCTGACCTACCGGCTATTCCAATAAAATAAAACGGATTTTTTCGCGTAAGCACTTCCGTATTGGCAATTGCCGCACCACAGGAAAGAACTCCTCTAATATCTTTTATAAATGTAGGCAATAGGGTGGCAAATCTCCCTCCATCACCAATTCCACCTACATAGCTTCGCTCCTTATGTATGGGAACCATATCATAAACCGTATTCAACATTCTATTGGCAATCAACACATTTTGTGAAAGACTTAGTGTATCTCGTATTTCATTGGAACTGGCCAATATATAACCTTCCTCTTCGGCCGCTGCAGTAAACATGGAGATTGCGGCCCTACTGTTTCCTTTCATGTCAAAAATAAAAAGGACAGGCCATGTTCTGGACATACTAAAAGAGGTAGGCAAATAGAGAGAAAACGATTCTCCAAGCTCGCCTTTGACCAACAAACTATCATTAATGGCACCTTTGGCAATTTTGAGTTGCTGTGAAAAAGAGGTCATCGATAAGACCAAAAAAATCAGAGGTAAAAATTTTTTCATATTTAAAACTACAACAAAAATCTAGCCAAAAATTAAATATTGATTTCATCCCTAAAGATTTTCATAATAAAATTATAGAGAACCATCTATTTTTTTTATTGGATTCATAGGGGCATTGGCAATCACCTGGGAAAGGACGATATTGGTCCTAGTTTCCCCATATTGAATTAATTTATCAATAAATTTTTCCAAATGAAACTGGTCCTTCAAAACTACTTCCATGACAATATTTTCATTTCCGGTTATCCTGTAACAATTAACCACTTCTTCAAAAGTATTGACAAGCGCTAAAAAGGGCTTCAATTTACCCATAAACGCCCTTAGGGTTATAATTGCTTTTAACTGATGTCCTGTGTGCGCATGGGAAACTTTGGCATGGTAACCCGTTATTATCCCTAAATCCTCCATCTTTTTGACCCGTTCGCCAACCGCTGGTGCCGTTAAACCAATAGACCTACCTATATGGGCGAAGGATTCCCTGGCATTATCTTGAAGTTTTTCCAAGATTTTCCAGTTGAGCTCATCTATCTTTGGATTCATAATTTTTAACCTAATTAAAATTTATTATTTAAAGTAAATTTACCAATTAACTTAATAAACTAAAGACAAAATCCACATACCTGTCGTAATTTTATATAAAAATGAGTTTTAAAAGACTTAAAAATGTCCCATAAAAATCTTAGAAATATTCCAGTATATAAAAAGGCGTTGGAGCTCTGCCGAATGAGCAGGGAAATAGCCTCTTATGTTTCCTTTAATAAGGATCTTTTACGATTATACGAAAGCAATAGCCTTAGGGATATTATAGCCAATTCCATTCTAACGGATGCCATTTTAATTCCACAAAAAATTGCTTTGGTAGAGTCATCGCGCTCCCCTTCCGAAAAATTACAACATGTTTCCTTCATAAACATTATGATACGAAATATTAATTCCTATTGTCTTGGTTTGGAAAAAGATGGAGTTAAGGAGACGGAATATATTAACCTACTACGCTCGGAACTTAAGAGCTTTAGAAAATATTACAGGAAGTGGAAGGTTTCCATTCGATAATTATAAATATCACATATTTTACCTTCGATAAGCAAAACGAAACTGAGACTAGGTCATTTCACTAAATTGGAATGACCTATTTTTGATTTTTAATCCATTCGTTTTGAAAATTATTATTTTAATTCATTGTCCCGACCAGAAAGGCATTATAAGTTCAGTTACTGGATTTATCCAAAACCATAGTGGCAATATCGTATATTTAGACCAGCATGTTGACAAATCTGCCAACGTATTTTTTATGCGTTTGGAGAGTGATTTTGAAAACGTTGATCTAGAATTACTTGAAAAAAATTTCAACACAGAATTAGCGGATAAGTATGCTATGCAATGGAGTTTGCACACGGACAGCAAAAAGCCAAAAATGGCGATTTTTGTCTCAAAGTACAACCATTGCCTTTATGACTTATTGAGTCGGTTTAATTCTGG
This window of the Maribacter cobaltidurans genome carries:
- the crcB gene encoding fluoride efflux transporter CrcB, which encodes MKQFLLIFLGGGVGSFLRYLISKALNSYYPNFYLGTFLVNILGCFIIGLLIGLSVKNNYISENHVLLLGTGFCGGFTTFSTFALESHLLLKEHSLLYMSAYLGASIIAGILAIALGLYICKLL
- a CDS encoding ammonium transporter, producing the protein MTEVTQESMDATLAAINGDMGALWITLAAILVFFMQAGFTLVEVGFTRSKNSGNIIMKNIMDLAVGSIMFWAVGYGIMYGSDLVLGGFFRSSPSDQGYFFFSATDWYNLFFQTVFCATAATIVSGAVAERTKFSTYLILSAVLTTLIYPISGSWYWPFDDDAWLNTAGFIDFAGSSVVHAVGGGAALVAAIMVGPRIGKYVNGEVKVIPGHNMMYGALGVFILWLGWFGFNGGSQLAWGGDDTIAAGSVIINTNLAAAIGAITALFLTWIRYGKPDLSMTLNGALAGLVGITAGCGAVNAWGAVAIGLLCGIAVVFSIEILDKKFKIDDPVGAISVHGTCGFLGTVLVGVFALDGGLLYGGGAKLLWVQTYGSLAYLLWAAFATFVVLIILKKTIGLRVSKEDEIEGLDITEHGTECYPEHISNDK
- a CDS encoding DUF1684 domain-containing protein — encoded protein: MNRTRVIALLLVIALLGCREEKKYHDEKTDIIAQAPTDKIAGILEHQQKLNDEFKDPDESPLPDRFRKDFDGLDFFVPDTSYVVEAEFIRTPDALPFLMPTTTDRQSEEVVYAKVKFELKGKPFMLEVYQNSELMKKEGYEDYLFLPFTDQTNGEETYGGGRYMDLRIPKGNKIILDFNKAYNPYCAYNKKYSCPLVPAVNHMEAKILAGVKKFNKK
- a CDS encoding DUF4920 domain-containing protein, yielding MKSFNILLVIFWIGFVSLGQDKKSDTNKLVTYGEWVDESNVGSSKDMMLLYDGLKSGDTLKTKFMGKVKEVCQAKGCWMKLELANGKEAMVRFKDYGFFMPKDIAGRKVIVDGIAFVEEMSVEDQKHYAKDGGAKQDDLAKITSSKKTYGFEANGVLIKD
- a CDS encoding TIGR01777 family oxidoreductase, producing the protein MRILITGATGLVGTELVSHCHDKGYVVHFLTTSKDKMVSKENLKGFYWNPTKKEIDIRCFDGVTTIINLAGASISKRWTPSYKKQILNSRINSLQTLYGAIDKLPQHTITSIISASAIGIYPDSLSNYYEEDEEAVDDSFLGRVVLAWEEEADTFKSLGIMVSKVRIGLVLSDKGGALPQMAKPVKYYTGAAFGSGLQWQPWIHLSDLARIFLFVLENELEGVFNGVSPNPVTNNRLVKEIANVLNRPLILPNIPKMIMKLILGEMSYLLFASQRVSSKKIEGEGFIFEFQNICCALEVIYQNKKSNSKISNDLSKEYVS
- a CDS encoding outer membrane beta-barrel protein → MKQIINTKFVKNIFLSSLALFSAITVVAQEEESASKFTLSGSIDAYYRTTFKDGGDATTATPTSFANQTGFALGMANLIGTYEMEKTGVVVDLVFGPRGTEATFNNDVLNGIINQAYAYWNVSDKTTLTIGRFNTWVGYEVIAPAANFNYSVSYLFSNGPFSHLGAKADFAFSDDVSLMLAITNPWDTNDISGSGVYAVGGQLGVYGQYLNLYYDGGSPTAGGLGFEIDYTGGFDITDSFFFGINAAYNTNSNADDGNGGTTTAGFYGAAIYPQVTTSESFAIGLRGEYFATTQDGFDDVPVTALTLTGSFTKENLIIKPEIRLDSFGKDNEPFFDSNGGTTNSLSSFALAAIYSF
- a CDS encoding branched-chain amino acid aminotransferase; translation: MSVETKKVNISVERAKTSKINQVDFDNLKFGSVYTDHMLVCDYKNGVWEAPKIMPYQQIMLDPSAKVFHYGQSIFEGMKAYKDDNGSIFLFRPLDNHKRLNISAKRLSIPELPEEYFMEGLTTLLELDSDFIPTKEGSSLYIRPFMFASGNGFHASPADEYKFIIACAPSGSYFSGKVKVLIEQTYSRSANGGVGFAKAGGNYAGQFYPTQLAIEKGYNQVIWTDDTEHEYIEEAGAMNIFIRINDTLITGPTSDRILDGITRKSILEIAKDNSIPTEVRKITVTEVVNAAKDGSLKEMFGAGTAAVISPISAFGYKDKDYDLPELENSYASKLKKLITDIQYNKSEDKYGWRFMVKS
- a CDS encoding pyrophosphohydrolase domain-containing protein, translating into MKSKIKAVQLFHESFGLGVSKEMRADLGKAKNHLRFNLMDEENKEYLEAASNNDIIEVADALGDMLYILCGTILEHGMQYKIEEVFNEIQRSNMSKLGEDGKPIYREDGKVLKGPNYFKPDIAAILDK
- a CDS encoding alpha/beta hydrolase — protein: MKKFLPLIFLVLSMTSFSQQLKIAKGAINDSLLVKGELGESFSLYLPTSFSMSRTWPVLFIFDMKGNSRAAISMFTAAAEEEGYILASSNEIRDTLSLSQNVLIANRMLNTVYDMVPIHKERSYVGGIGDGGRFATLLPTFIKDIRGVLSCGAAIANTEVLTRKNPFYFIGIAGRSDYNYRELLESKIVLDNLKFPNLLIFFEGEHQWASKQEIVRALRSFTLFEMAKGNVPKNDSLVKDYYESSLVKANELLSNDKPLLAENVLDNAIEVYNPFGDWDSLKTSKKILRRSKTYRTNKRLQNNSFLKESLTKEDYGYYLEEDVLTYNYNNLGWWNYQMSELDKMDKSSNEFEKRMSSRLRGFLNALISDNINIISTDKQVDLEALNFLNQLKTITDPKNPENYLKVISYSSQVEDYGTAIFYLEELLKTGYDNKEELYNLDHTALFRITPEFNAMIAKYLKDARYDLIEEN
- a CDS encoding P-II family nitrogen regulator; its protein translation is MKKIEAIIRKSKFDEVKEALHQIEVNFFSYWDVTGVGNEKKGHVYRGISYSTTDIQRRFLSIVVSDEFAQKTVETILNTAYSGNVGDGKVFVSDVIEAYRIRTKESGQAGIN
- a CDS encoding Lrp/AsnC family transcriptional regulator, yielding MNPKIDELNWKILEKLQDNARESFAHIGRSIGLTAPAVGERVKKMEDLGIITGYHAKVSHAHTGHQLKAIITLRAFMGKLKPFLALVNTFEEVVNCYRITGNENIVMEVVLKDQFHLEKFIDKLIQYGETRTNIVLSQVIANAPMNPIKKIDGSL
- the mnmD gene encoding tRNA (5-methylaminomethyl-2-thiouridine)(34)-methyltransferase MnmD, yielding MKREIITTGDGSKTIQIREWNEQYHSKHGAINEAYHVFINQGLDLFQNRQISILEIGFGTGLNAFITLLEAPKRRLKIDYVGVEAYPVVDEEIEELNYIEELNAVSHSGDFRKLHSCSWEKASIITENFSLLKQQKDFREINNSAEFDLIYFDAFGARVQPELWTEHIFSKMFEALKMNGYLVTYAAKGSVRRAMLEVGFEVERLPGPPGKREMLRAKKML